One genomic window of Mucilaginibacter sp. SJ includes the following:
- a CDS encoding CDGSH iron-sulfur domain-containing protein: MEKTKLTINNNGSVKIEGDFEIVDMQGNAYGLQGRTVVSICRCGLSANKPFCDGSHKGHFEHNAIAFDLPPKKV, translated from the coding sequence ATGGAGAAAACTAAACTTACCATTAATAATAACGGTTCGGTTAAAATAGAAGGCGATTTTGAAATAGTTGATATGCAAGGCAACGCTTACGGTTTACAGGGCCGTACTGTAGTTTCTATTTGCCGTTGCGGCTTATCGGCAAACAAACCATTTTGCGACGGTTCTCACAAAGGTCATTTTGAACATAATGCTATCGCATTTGATCTTCCGCCCAAAAAAGTGTAA
- a CDS encoding tRNA pseudouridine synthase A — protein sequence MLKSTRRHFFHIGYHGARYSGWQKLSKAITVQEVIETALSKILKQPVAINGCGRTDAKVHASQYFFHADIPDNLDFDLLFRLNKLLPDDIAVFDIIPMQGDPHARFDGVLRTYDYFIHNYKDPFLSNFSSLYPDQDLDLNAMKKAVSILPHYTDFHALCKTPDRVEHTICQVKSVGLYIDDKGDKLRFNITANRFLYRMIRIIVGRLLEIGKGQMSTDEFEFYIANKQPPKIIIPAHPQGLYLSKVTYRYLDLEPRSAFSLLNSTGWYPL from the coding sequence ATGCTTAAATCAACAAGGCGGCACTTTTTTCATATAGGTTATCATGGCGCCAGGTATTCCGGCTGGCAAAAACTTTCTAAAGCAATTACAGTGCAGGAGGTGATTGAAACGGCCCTCTCTAAAATACTGAAACAACCAGTTGCCATTAACGGTTGTGGCCGTACAGATGCCAAAGTACATGCAAGTCAGTATTTTTTTCACGCGGATATTCCTGACAATTTGGATTTCGACCTGTTATTTCGCCTTAACAAATTGCTGCCGGATGATATTGCTGTATTTGATATCATCCCGATGCAGGGAGATCCACATGCCCGTTTTGACGGCGTATTGCGCACCTATGATTATTTCATCCATAATTATAAAGATCCATTTCTTAGTAACTTCAGTTCACTTTATCCGGATCAGGATCTTGACTTGAATGCAATGAAAAAAGCTGTTTCCATCCTGCCTCATTACACCGACTTCCACGCGTTATGTAAAACCCCCGACAGGGTTGAACACACTATTTGTCAGGTAAAATCGGTAGGGCTTTACATTGATGACAAAGGTGATAAGCTGAGGTTTAATATTACTGCCAATCGTTTTTTATATAGGATGATCAGGATCATTGTAGGCCGGTTACTTGAAATCGGCAAAGGACAGATGAGCACCGATGAATTTGAGTTCTATATCGCCAACAAACAACCGCCCAAAATCATTATCCCTGCTCACCCTCAGGGTTTATACCTTTCCAAAGTGACTTATCGTTACCTTGACCTTGAACCGCGGTCGGCATTTTCACTGCTCAACAGTACAGGCTGGTACCCCCTATAA
- a CDS encoding peptidoglycan-binding domain-containing protein, which translates to MIKKQYLKEIAISATQQKGGASNNQKEVSKIQSWLNLYAVTNPSAGTATGIDGSFGPGTETAVKNFQKAKSLPQTGIVDSNVFGELCQPMIKAFKSPVAGTGLRELVVNTAIQHLSNAPFELTVKGQSNCGPWVRAYMDNNEGTEWFWCMGFVQTIIDQAASQLGKDFRTLMPLTYSCDTVGTTGINKGLLSRVATVRANSAVVRPGDIFLVQKTPNDWVHTGIVIGVHGDLFDTIEGNTNTDGSSNGNGVYKRVRNFQTSKLDVFSIQPLV; encoded by the coding sequence ATGATCAAAAAACAATACCTCAAAGAAATAGCTATATCGGCTACCCAACAAAAAGGCGGTGCCTCAAACAATCAAAAAGAAGTAAGTAAAATTCAAAGCTGGCTTAACCTGTATGCGGTTACCAATCCTTCGGCAGGTACAGCAACAGGCATTGACGGCAGCTTCGGCCCAGGCACCGAAACAGCGGTTAAGAATTTCCAAAAGGCAAAAAGCCTACCGCAAACCGGCATTGTAGACAGCAATGTTTTCGGTGAGTTATGCCAACCCATGATAAAAGCATTTAAAAGCCCGGTAGCAGGTACCGGCTTAAGGGAATTGGTTGTGAATACAGCTATTCAGCATTTAAGCAACGCGCCATTTGAACTTACTGTTAAGGGGCAAAGTAATTGCGGTCCCTGGGTGCGGGCCTATATGGATAATAATGAAGGAACGGAGTGGTTTTGGTGCATGGGTTTTGTACAAACCATCATTGACCAGGCTGCAAGCCAGTTAGGAAAAGATTTTCGTACACTTATGCCGCTAACTTATAGTTGCGATACTGTGGGTACTACCGGCATTAATAAAGGTTTGTTAAGCCGTGTTGCAACAGTGAGGGCTAATTCTGCTGTGGTAAGGCCCGGCGATATTTTCCTGGTTCAGAAAACGCCCAACGACTGGGTACATACAGGTATTGTTATTGGCGTACATGGCGATTTATTTGATACCATTGAGGGAAATACCAATACCGATGGAAGCAGCAACGGCAACGGCGTATACAAACGTGTACGTAATTTTCAAACTTCAAAGCTTGATGTATTTTCGATACAGCCTCTTGTTTAA
- a CDS encoding GntR family transcriptional regulator produces MKNYLKILSIDEYSITPKYLQLSNAIIRAIESGQIVKDDMLPSINDLSYALDTSRNTIERVYKELKEKGIVSSVPGKGFFISNTDFQKPLKIFLLFNKLSAHKKIIYDAFVATIREQAAIDFYIYNNDFYFFKKIITESIQSDYAKYIIIPHFLDNETKAHEIINTIPKDKLILLDNLVPGVSGKFAAIYENFATDVYEALKSMLDNLSKYHTLKLIFPGKTYHSKEIMKGFLNFCRQYAFEYDIVETLSTETIQKNTVYISLTEDDLVELIKKIIASDLKVAKDVGVISYNETALKEIILDGITTISTDFKLMGSKTAEFALNNCHEHFAVPFTVRLRSSL; encoded by the coding sequence GTGAAGAATTATTTAAAGATCCTATCAATCGACGAATACTCCATTACGCCTAAGTACCTGCAACTCTCCAATGCTATTATCAGGGCCATTGAAAGCGGGCAGATTGTGAAGGATGATATGCTCCCTTCGATCAATGATCTCAGCTATGCACTGGATACTTCACGGAATACCATTGAGCGCGTTTATAAGGAATTGAAGGAGAAAGGCATAGTAAGCTCAGTTCCGGGCAAAGGTTTTTTTATTTCCAATACCGATTTTCAAAAGCCGCTTAAGATTTTCCTCCTGTTCAACAAGCTTAGCGCACATAAAAAGATCATCTACGATGCCTTTGTAGCAACTATCCGCGAGCAGGCAGCTATCGATTTTTATATCTATAACAACGATTTTTACTTTTTTAAAAAGATCATTACCGAAAGCATCCAGAGCGATTATGCCAAATACATCATCATTCCGCATTTTTTAGATAATGAAACCAAGGCCCATGAGATCATCAATACTATTCCAAAAGATAAACTGATTTTACTGGATAACCTGGTACCTGGCGTGAGTGGCAAATTTGCAGCGATATATGAAAACTTTGCTACGGATGTTTACGAGGCGCTGAAGAGCATGCTGGATAACCTGAGTAAATATCATACACTCAAGCTGATCTTCCCCGGCAAAACCTATCACTCTAAAGAGATCATGAAGGGCTTCCTGAATTTTTGCAGGCAGTATGCTTTCGAGTACGATATTGTTGAAACGCTATCGACAGAAACTATCCAGAAAAACACGGTATATATTAGCCTTACAGAGGATGACCTGGTTGAGCTCATTAAAAAGATCATCGCCTCTGATTTAAAAGTGGCTAAGGACGTTGGCGTGATATCCTATAATGAAACAGCGCTTAAAGAGATCATTCTTGATGGTATCACCACCATCTCAACCGATTTTAAATTAATGGGCAGCAAAACCGCCGAGTTTGCGTTGAATAACTGCCACGAGCATTTTGCGGTTCCGTTTACGGTGAGGTTGAGAAGCTCGTTGTAG
- a CDS encoding Gfo/Idh/MocA family protein: protein MINRRKFIQSTAVAGTSFVLAPQLSKASGFFKGSPNEKVVLGMMGTNSRGLYLAQSFAKLPNVEIGYICDVDANVVAKTIDAIYKQTGKKPQGLTDIRKMLEIKDLDAVVVAPPDHWHAPATIMACQAGKHVYVEKPCSHNPHEGEMAVEAAKKYKRLVQMGSQRRSFSNVQAMVKELHDGVIGRTYYAKGWYTNHRASIGKGKQVPVPANLNYDLWQGPAPRRPYQDNLIHYNWHWFWNWGTGEALNNGTHELDVIRWGLGVDYPSKVVSTGGRFHFNDDWQTPDTQNILYNFPNNTAAEWECRSCNGFDIEKLSRGVVFYGDKGTLFYDSGNSYRVYDGDNKLVKEVKDDTKVDGTNKVSPTEALDGFHMKNFVDSVRGTDKLNCPIEIGFKSTLLPQLGNISYRVDRVLHIDPANGHILNDPEAQKLWRREYEKGWEVKV, encoded by the coding sequence ATGATCAATCGTAGAAAGTTTATTCAATCCACTGCCGTAGCTGGTACAAGTTTCGTGCTTGCGCCGCAACTATCAAAAGCTTCCGGATTTTTTAAAGGATCGCCCAACGAAAAAGTAGTATTAGGAATGATGGGCACTAACAGCCGGGGCCTATACCTTGCTCAAAGCTTTGCCAAATTACCCAATGTGGAGATAGGTTATATCTGCGATGTTGACGCAAACGTAGTTGCTAAAACGATTGATGCCATCTATAAGCAAACAGGCAAAAAGCCGCAGGGATTAACAGATATCCGCAAAATGCTGGAGATAAAAGATCTTGATGCAGTAGTGGTTGCACCGCCCGATCACTGGCATGCACCCGCAACCATTATGGCCTGCCAGGCCGGCAAACATGTGTATGTAGAAAAGCCCTGCAGTCATAATCCACACGAGGGGGAGATGGCTGTTGAAGCGGCAAAAAAATATAAACGACTGGTGCAAATGGGGAGCCAGCGCCGCTCATTCTCTAATGTGCAGGCTATGGTAAAAGAATTGCATGACGGGGTGATCGGTCGCACTTATTATGCAAAGGGCTGGTATACCAATCATCGCGCAAGCATTGGTAAAGGCAAACAGGTTCCTGTACCTGCCAATTTAAATTATGATTTGTGGCAGGGACCGGCACCAAGAAGGCCTTACCAGGATAACCTGATCCATTATAACTGGCACTGGTTTTGGAATTGGGGTACAGGGGAGGCGCTGAATAACGGTACGCATGAGCTGGACGTAATCCGTTGGGGGCTTGGTGTTGATTACCCGAGCAAAGTGGTATCAACAGGCGGCCGCTTCCATTTTAATGACGACTGGCAAACGCCTGATACGCAAAACATCCTTTACAATTTCCCCAATAATACCGCTGCAGAATGGGAATGCCGTAGTTGCAATGGCTTCGATATTGAAAAGTTAAGCAGGGGAGTAGTATTTTATGGAGATAAAGGCACGCTGTTTTATGATAGCGGCAATAGTTACCGGGTTTATGACGGTGATAACAAACTGGTAAAAGAAGTTAAAGATGATACCAAGGTTGATGGCACCAACAAGGTAAGCCCAACGGAGGCGCTGGATGGCTTCCACATGAAAAACTTTGTCGATTCAGTAAGAGGGACAGATAAACTGAACTGCCCGATTGAGATCGGTTTCAAATCAACCCTGTTGCCGCAATTAGGCAATATCTCATATCGCGTCGATCGTGTATTGCATATCGATCCTGCTAACGGTCATATTTTAAATGACCCCGAAGCTCAAAAGCTTTGGCGCAGGGAGTATGAAAAGGGTTGGGAAGTGAAAGTGTAA
- a CDS encoding aldo/keto reductase, which produces MEYRQLGASGLRVPVLSFGTATFGGGNEFFKAWGNTQIDEAKKLVNICLDAGVNLFDTANVYSHGISEEILGKALEGLRNEVLISTKATFTMGQGVNDYGSSRYHLIKSAEDSLRRLNTDRIDIYHMHGFDANTPVEETLRALDDLVTSGKVRYIACSNFSGWHLMKSLSVSERYGWSRYVAHQAYYSLLNREFEWELMPLGIDQKVSTIVWSPLSSGQLSGKFRRGQPIPENSRTVQGGAHGPATNFDHLYNIVDALDEVAEETGKSVAQVALNWLLQRPTIANLVIGARNEEQLKQNLGAIGWNLTVEQAKKLDAASEVDPIYPYWHQRQNLKLVPLPIQY; this is translated from the coding sequence ATGGAATACAGACAATTAGGCGCATCTGGTTTGCGGGTGCCGGTATTAAGTTTCGGTACAGCCACATTTGGTGGTGGTAATGAGTTTTTTAAAGCATGGGGCAATACTCAGATTGATGAGGCAAAAAAACTGGTTAATATCTGCCTTGATGCAGGTGTTAACTTATTTGATACCGCAAACGTTTATTCGCACGGTATTTCTGAAGAAATATTAGGTAAAGCCCTGGAAGGCCTCCGCAATGAAGTACTGATTTCAACCAAAGCCACGTTTACTATGGGGCAGGGCGTTAATGATTATGGTTCATCTCGCTATCACCTGATCAAATCGGCCGAAGACAGTCTTCGTCGTTTAAATACCGATAGAATAGATATTTATCATATGCACGGCTTTGATGCCAATACCCCGGTTGAAGAAACACTAAGGGCTTTGGACGATCTGGTTACCAGCGGTAAAGTGCGTTATATTGCCTGCTCCAATTTTTCGGGCTGGCATTTAATGAAATCACTGTCGGTGTCTGAAAGATATGGATGGAGCCGATATGTGGCCCATCAGGCTTATTACTCCCTGCTTAACCGCGAGTTTGAATGGGAGCTAATGCCGTTAGGCATCGATCAGAAAGTAAGCACTATTGTTTGGAGCCCGCTGTCGTCGGGCCAGCTAAGCGGCAAGTTCAGGCGGGGACAGCCAATTCCCGAAAATTCAAGAACAGTGCAGGGCGGCGCCCATGGCCCGGCTACAAATTTTGATCACTTATATAACATTGTTGATGCCCTTGATGAAGTTGCCGAAGAAACGGGCAAGTCAGTTGCCCAGGTAGCATTGAACTGGTTACTGCAAAGGCCTACTATTGCCAACCTGGTAATTGGCGCACGTAACGAAGAACAGCTTAAGCAAAACCTTGGCGCAATAGGATGGAATTTGACGGTTGAGCAGGCAAAAAAATTGGATGCCGCCAGCGAGGTAGACCCAATATATCCATACTGGCATCAGCGTCAGAACTTAAAGCTGGTGCCGCTGCCAATACAATATTAA
- a CDS encoding 3-keto-disaccharide hydrolase: MKKIIYPAIMLLASTAFGPVNAQTKLFDGKTLKGWKKLAGNADYKVEDGAIVGTTVLNSGNSFLVTEKEYGNFILELDAKIESELSNSGVQTRSHFDPEGNKGKGKVYGRQFEIDPSSRKWTGGIYDEGRRDWLYPLDLNPKAKDAFKVGEYNHIKIECIGNEMKTWVNGVPASDVVDTIDSKGFIALQVHAVSEEKQANKKVYFKNINLKTTNLKATPFPKDVYVVNLTPNSITAAEKANGWKLLYDGKTNTGWRGATLKGFPDKGWEYADGTMHVLPSAGQEESGGGDIVTNDNYSAFDLSFEFKLTAGANSGVKYFVTLSEVTKGSAIGLEYQVLDDKLHPDAKLGRDGDRTLASLYDLIKANKQDRFVHPIGAWNTGRVVVYPNNHVEHYLNGVKVLEYERGSKAFRDLVAISKYKIWKNFGEAAEGHLLLQDHGNEVFFRSIKVRELK; encoded by the coding sequence ATGAAAAAAATAATCTACCCTGCAATTATGCTTTTGGCGTCAACGGCATTCGGTCCGGTAAATGCGCAAACCAAACTATTTGATGGTAAAACCCTTAAAGGCTGGAAAAAGCTTGCCGGCAATGCCGATTATAAAGTAGAAGACGGGGCCATAGTAGGCACTACTGTGCTCAACTCTGGCAATTCATTTTTAGTTACCGAAAAGGAATACGGTAATTTTATATTAGAGCTGGATGCGAAAATTGAAAGTGAACTGAGCAATTCGGGCGTACAAACCCGCAGTCATTTTGACCCTGAGGGTAATAAAGGCAAAGGCAAGGTTTATGGCAGGCAATTTGAAATAGACCCGTCTTCACGCAAATGGACTGGTGGCATTTATGACGAAGGCCGGCGCGATTGGCTTTATCCGCTGGATCTCAACCCAAAAGCAAAAGACGCTTTTAAAGTAGGCGAATACAATCACATCAAAATTGAATGTATCGGCAACGAGATGAAAACATGGGTAAACGGTGTCCCTGCAAGCGATGTTGTTGATACTATCGACAGCAAAGGCTTTATCGCTTTACAGGTGCATGCGGTAAGCGAAGAAAAGCAGGCTAACAAAAAGGTGTATTTCAAAAATATTAACCTCAAGACCACTAATTTAAAAGCTACCCCGTTTCCAAAGGATGTGTATGTTGTTAACCTTACACCAAACAGCATAACTGCTGCTGAAAAAGCAAACGGATGGAAATTATTATACGATGGCAAAACCAATACAGGCTGGCGCGGTGCAACCCTTAAAGGTTTCCCGGATAAAGGCTGGGAATATGCTGACGGTACTATGCATGTGCTGCCCTCTGCCGGACAGGAAGAATCTGGTGGCGGTGATATTGTGACTAATGATAATTACAGCGCTTTTGACCTGTCGTTTGAATTTAAGCTTACGGCGGGAGCTAATAGCGGTGTCAAATATTTTGTCACCCTGTCTGAAGTTACTAAAGGGTCGGCTATTGGCCTGGAATACCAGGTACTTGATGATAAACTGCACCCCGATGCCAAACTTGGCCGTGATGGCGACCGTACTTTAGCCTCGCTGTATGACCTTATTAAAGCCAACAAACAGGACCGTTTTGTGCACCCGATAGGGGCATGGAATACGGGCCGCGTGGTGGTGTATCCTAATAATCATGTTGAGCACTACCTGAATGGCGTTAAAGTACTGGAATACGAACGAGGTTCAAAAGCTTTCCGCGACCTGGTAGCAATCAGTAAGTACAAAATCTGGAAAAACTTTGGCGAAGCCGCTGAAGGGCATTTATTACTACAAGATCATGGCAATGAGGTGTTTTTCAGAAGTATAAAAGTTAGGGAGTTGAAGTAA
- a CDS encoding VF530 family protein produces the protein MQQQPNNPLHGKTLEMILNELVAHFGWKELGKRIRINCFNDDPSIKSSLKFLRKTDWARKKVEELYLEIV, from the coding sequence ATGCAGCAACAGCCTAATAACCCCTTACATGGCAAAACCCTTGAGATGATCCTTAATGAACTGGTAGCTCACTTTGGCTGGAAAGAACTGGGCAAACGGATCCGGATCAATTGTTTTAACGATGATCCAAGTATAAAATCAAGCCTCAAATTTTTAAGAAAAACCGATTGGGCAAGGAAAAAGGTAGAAGAGTTGTATTTGGAGATAGTGTGA
- a CDS encoding DEAD/DEAH box helicase yields MAWSDKLKLNKQLLRSVNEAGFANPKELQLKTINRIIGGQDVIAIGPEGSGKTTSYVLGVLNRFNYAPEGVPRVLILVPEKENVFAVIEQFDRLNKNKSIRIVGLYVTPGFESQMDDLADGADIVVATPDRARAIYLKLALNLNKVDLLVIDDADQIVKKGLQLPVVELANSIDKGQHLVFTEVMHAKLEKMLDPFMRQPATIEVDELSETAIETHEQLLYNVPNFGTKLNLLNLFMYDEELFTKTIVFVNTQTTAEKLFQSLKSRLRTGVAYLNPKFFDSKGFKTIEEFKAEAGARILIVTNESDENLNLSGIPFLIHFDLPADNELFISRVANPNPDDKEETLAMTFVTDIELSQVKKIEQMIGNKIPVAELPDDLVIVTESKPKKADAKEDVKPAGVGEAFHEKKASNAKTYNLSASTKAKMNKKKKHG; encoded by the coding sequence ATGGCGTGGTCTGATAAATTGAAGCTTAACAAACAATTATTGCGTTCGGTAAATGAAGCCGGTTTTGCAAACCCTAAAGAGCTTCAGCTTAAAACCATCAACCGGATAATTGGCGGGCAGGATGTTATTGCTATTGGCCCGGAAGGCAGCGGTAAAACCACCTCTTACGTATTAGGTGTATTAAACCGCTTTAACTATGCTCCGGAAGGTGTTCCGCGTGTATTGATCCTCGTGCCCGAAAAAGAAAATGTATTTGCTGTTATAGAACAATTTGACAGGCTTAACAAAAATAAATCTATCCGCATAGTTGGTTTATATGTTACCCCAGGCTTTGAAAGCCAAATGGACGACCTTGCCGATGGCGCCGACATTGTTGTAGCCACTCCCGACAGGGCGAGGGCCATCTATCTTAAACTGGCTTTAAATTTAAATAAGGTTGATTTGCTGGTGATAGATGATGCCGATCAGATAGTAAAAAAAGGCTTGCAATTGCCGGTTGTTGAACTGGCTAACAGTATCGACAAGGGCCAGCACCTGGTGTTTACCGAGGTGATGCACGCCAAACTTGAAAAAATGCTTGATCCGTTCATGAGGCAACCGGCTACAATTGAGGTTGATGAACTGAGCGAAACGGCTATTGAAACCCATGAGCAGCTTTTATATAACGTACCAAACTTTGGCACCAAGCTAAACCTGCTCAATTTATTCATGTATGATGAAGAGCTGTTTACTAAAACCATTGTATTTGTAAACACCCAAACGACTGCCGAAAAGCTTTTTCAAAGCCTTAAAAGCCGTTTACGTACCGGTGTAGCATATTTAAACCCCAAGTTTTTCGACTCAAAAGGGTTCAAGACCATTGAAGAATTTAAAGCCGAAGCGGGTGCAAGGATCCTGATCGTGACTAACGAAAGTGACGAAAACCTTAACCTGAGCGGTATCCCCTTCCTGATCCATTTTGATTTGCCTGCAGATAATGAACTGTTTATTAGCCGTGTGGCAAATCCTAATCCTGACGATAAGGAAGAAACGCTGGCAATGACATTTGTTACTGATATTGAGTTAAGCCAGGTGAAAAAGATTGAGCAGATGATAGGGAATAAAATTCCTGTAGCCGAGCTGCCGGATGACCTGGTGATAGTAACCGAGTCGAAGCCTAAAAAAGCGGATGCTAAGGAAGACGTTAAACCCGCAGGTGTAGGTGAAGCTTTTCACGAAAAAAAGGCATCAAATGCCAAAACTTATAATTTAAGCGCCAGTACCAAGGCTAAAATGAATAAAAAGAAAAAGCATGGATAA